One genomic region from Candidatus Amarolinea dominans encodes:
- the uvrB gene encoding excinuclease ABC subunit UvrB, whose product MPDFKVVSDFQPTGDQPKAIEQLVKGLREGFQHQTLLGATGTGKTAVMAWVIEQVQRPALIMAHNKTLAAQLYSELKELLPQNAVEYFVSYYDYYQPEAYAPKTDTYIEKDSQINEEIDRLRLAATSALLSRRDVVIVASVSAIYGLGSPEDYGRAVVNLRMGNTIRRDTVLRELVSIYYDRNDGTLQRGKFRVRGDTLEVLPAYGEQAYRIEFWGDQIERITEVDALTGEVLQEHQSVDIYPAKHFITPQDKLVEAMQEIEAELEAQLKQFRAEDKLLEAQRLEQRTRYDLEMMREVGFCSGIENYSRPLARRPAGARPWTLLDYFPADWLLVADESHMTIPQIAGMYRSDRSRKEVLVQYGFRLPSALDNRPLTFEEFESLLKQAIYTSATPGPYERSHSSQIVEQIIRPTGLVDPQVIVRPTKGQIDDLIREIRLRTARGERVLVTTLTKRMAEDLAEYLREVNVKVHYLHSDIDTLERIEILRDLRLGVHDVVVGINLLREGLDLPEVSLVAVLDADKEGFLRSESALIQTVGRAARHINGTAIFYADRVTNSMQRAMDETSRRRDIQIAHNKAHGIEPRSISKSVRDLTQRVAGARMVAEARPVYQVGGEDGAPTRALSLAALPKDEAARIIKQLEKEMKTAAQSLEFEKAAQLRDQIIELRRAMEDLDNSPLWEKIRKFEKGGK is encoded by the coding sequence ATGCCTGATTTCAAAGTCGTCTCTGATTTCCAACCGACCGGCGATCAGCCGAAGGCTATCGAGCAATTGGTGAAGGGGCTGCGCGAGGGCTTTCAGCACCAGACGCTGCTGGGCGCGACGGGTACGGGCAAGACGGCCGTGATGGCCTGGGTGATCGAACAGGTGCAGCGGCCTGCGCTGATCATGGCGCACAACAAGACGCTGGCCGCGCAGCTCTACAGCGAGTTGAAAGAACTGCTGCCGCAGAATGCGGTCGAGTACTTCGTCTCTTACTACGATTACTACCAACCCGAAGCCTACGCGCCCAAAACCGACACCTACATCGAGAAAGACTCCCAAATCAACGAGGAGATTGACCGCCTGCGCCTGGCCGCGACCTCGGCCCTCCTGAGTCGCCGCGATGTCGTGATCGTGGCTTCGGTGTCGGCCATCTACGGCCTGGGCAGTCCGGAGGATTACGGTCGCGCAGTGGTCAATTTGCGCATGGGCAACACCATTCGCCGCGACACGGTGCTGCGCGAGTTGGTCAGCATCTATTACGACCGTAACGATGGCACGCTGCAGCGCGGCAAGTTCCGGGTGCGCGGCGATACGTTGGAAGTCCTGCCGGCGTATGGCGAGCAGGCTTATCGCATCGAGTTCTGGGGCGATCAGATCGAGCGCATCACCGAGGTGGACGCGTTGACCGGTGAGGTGTTGCAGGAGCATCAGTCCGTGGACATCTACCCGGCCAAGCACTTCATCACGCCGCAAGATAAGCTGGTGGAGGCGATGCAGGAGATCGAAGCAGAGTTGGAAGCCCAACTCAAACAGTTCCGGGCCGAGGATAAGCTGCTGGAAGCGCAGCGCCTGGAACAGCGCACCCGCTATGACCTGGAGATGATGCGCGAGGTGGGCTTTTGTTCCGGCATCGAAAATTACAGCCGGCCCCTGGCCCGGCGTCCGGCCGGCGCGCGTCCCTGGACCCTGCTCGATTACTTCCCGGCCGATTGGCTGCTGGTGGCGGATGAGAGCCACATGACGATCCCGCAGATTGCCGGCATGTACCGCAGCGACCGCAGCCGCAAGGAGGTGCTGGTGCAGTACGGCTTCCGCCTGCCCAGCGCGCTCGACAATCGCCCGCTGACCTTCGAGGAGTTCGAGTCGTTGCTCAAGCAGGCGATCTACACCAGCGCCACGCCTGGCCCGTACGAACGCAGCCATTCCAGCCAGATCGTCGAGCAGATCATCCGCCCCACCGGTCTGGTGGACCCGCAGGTCATCGTGCGGCCGACCAAGGGGCAGATTGACGATTTGATCCGGGAGATTCGCCTGCGCACCGCGCGGGGCGAGCGCGTCCTGGTCACTACCTTGACCAAGCGCATGGCCGAGGACCTGGCTGAGTATCTACGCGAGGTCAACGTCAAGGTACACTACCTGCACTCGGACATTGACACCCTGGAGCGGATCGAGATTCTGCGTGACCTGCGCCTGGGCGTGCATGATGTGGTGGTTGGCATCAACCTGCTGCGTGAAGGACTCGACCTGCCGGAGGTTTCCCTGGTGGCGGTGCTGGACGCGGACAAAGAAGGATTCCTGCGCTCGGAATCGGCGCTCATCCAGACGGTGGGGCGCGCGGCGCGCCATATCAACGGCACGGCCATCTTCTACGCTGACCGGGTGACCAATTCGATGCAGAGGGCGATGGATGAGACAAGCCGGCGCCGTGACATTCAAATCGCGCACAACAAGGCGCACGGTATCGAGCCGCGCAGCATTAGCAAGTCGGTGCGTGACTTGACGCAGCGTGTGGCCGGCGCCAGGATGGTGGCCGAAGCACGGCCGGTCTACCAGGTGGGCGGTGAGGATGGCGCGCCGACCAGGGCACTGTCTCTGGCCGCGCTGCCCAAAGATGAAGCGGCGCGCATCATCAAGCAGTTGGAAAAGGAGATGAAGACCGCCGCACAGTCGCTGGAGTTCGAGAAGGCCGCGCAACTGCGCGATCAGATCATCGAACTGCGCCGGGCCATGGAAGACCTGGACAATTCGCCTCTGTGGGAGAAGATTCGTAAATTCGAGAAGGGCGGGAAGTAG
- a CDS encoding carbohydrate ABC transporter permease: MYRLTWWQQVRYQAGLTLIGLFVLIPLWGIVYLAFDGGVKGWPTTFRVWPEQFTMDVFVRMWEKPAQGMPFLALLRNSLIVSAGAALLSVALGASMAYAFARYRFPGRRLGLFGLLLGVLLPPVALMVPLYLLLSALGIRTTLFGLTLVYTSFAMPFCIWNMRAAFQAVALELEESAFLDGASPWVTFWRITLPLALPAIAVAGLIAFLIGYSEFAMGWLFVDKAQNVTLAMAISGMVQSSYLDSWANLAALALMMSLPVVVIFLAAQRYLINRLLLGPVES, encoded by the coding sequence ATGTATAGACTGACCTGGTGGCAGCAGGTGCGTTACCAGGCGGGCCTGACCCTGATTGGCCTGTTCGTACTGATCCCGCTGTGGGGAATCGTTTACCTGGCGTTCGATGGGGGCGTCAAAGGCTGGCCGACCACCTTCCGGGTATGGCCGGAACAGTTCACGATGGACGTGTTTGTGCGGATGTGGGAGAAGCCGGCGCAGGGCATGCCATTCCTGGCGCTGCTGCGTAACAGCCTGATCGTGTCGGCCGGCGCGGCGCTGCTATCGGTCGCTTTGGGCGCCAGCATGGCGTATGCGTTCGCCCGCTATCGCTTCCCTGGCCGGCGGCTGGGGTTGTTCGGGCTGCTGCTGGGCGTGCTGCTGCCCCCGGTTGCGCTGATGGTGCCGCTCTACCTGCTTCTTTCAGCCCTGGGCATCCGCACGACCCTCTTCGGGCTGACCCTGGTCTACACGTCGTTCGCCATGCCGTTTTGTATCTGGAACATGCGCGCCGCGTTTCAGGCGGTCGCGCTCGAGCTGGAGGAATCGGCCTTCCTGGACGGCGCCTCGCCGTGGGTTACGTTCTGGCGCATCACCCTGCCGTTGGCTTTGCCAGCCATCGCCGTCGCCGGGCTGATCGCCTTCCTGATTGGCTATTCAGAGTTCGCCATGGGCTGGCTCTTCGTGGACAAAGCGCAAAACGTGACACTGGCGATGGCGATCTCGGGTATGGTCCAGTCGTCTTACCTCGATTCGTGGGCCAACCTGGCGGCGTTGGCACTCATGATGAGCCTGCCGGTCGTCGTCATTTTCCTTGCCGCCCAACGCTATCTGATCAATCGGCTGCTGCTGGGGCCGGTGGAAAGCTGA
- a CDS encoding ABC transporter permease subunit — MMNRQSLTIWRQLATILAVLLIGAVALGLRLRATQLLPIDYDEDDYLGAAQRYAQFMATGDVQGLVDYAYNYEHPPLTKLVYGVAILPVPPAPLLPEQSSTLPPAKSLPQPHFRIARTVSAVMGTLEVLALAVLQPLAGLLLAVHTWTIKYTSQVMLEPLPALTSLLTVLFYVKFRRSRSSGRIPAATGWSILSAMALGLTASSKYTYCIVGLAIVADAVWLALAARTPRDDAGAPNHHLRAVIFDLLPWGLIAIAIFFATNPRLWSDPFGRLAQSLLYHGDYAQSAHVRQFNFPFWQPLVYLLGPVPWHPGVFVVMLDIFITVLAGLGLGRLWREYRVCALWLAIGLGFLLIWPTKWPQYILTITAPLSLAAGLGMQGALWEPLLRSLQRRKAPDGPALRTAGDQRIARRDSRRALPWLVPGIIALSLLALFPLIYQAAVALTDFNAISIRDGIQGGVWRAVWQGLTGQAQPVTVALFDSMTRTKEVHWAGPTVLGQLLGGAAPDLLAFNLLWVVLSMLLQAVLGVAAALMLHRRGVRWRNFWQTIFILPWAIPEFIGALIWLRILEPGFGWLALAVPADALRAQSVAGPDATLVQLLVAATWYGFPLIMLAATASLKLTPDEVYDAGAIDGAVGWQRFRWITWPLMRPLLAPALFVRGIFAFNQFYLFYTMRVEPPTITLATASYYLFAPTGNFGGQFAVSAAINIFTVLVLLGLILWLARLTRGAATEEVTYV, encoded by the coding sequence ATGATGAACCGACAATCGCTGACTATCTGGCGCCAGCTTGCTACCATCCTGGCCGTGCTGCTGATTGGCGCCGTGGCTCTTGGGCTGCGGCTGCGCGCGACGCAATTGCTCCCCATTGACTACGACGAGGATGACTACCTCGGCGCAGCCCAACGCTATGCCCAGTTCATGGCAACGGGTGATGTGCAGGGTCTGGTGGATTATGCCTACAACTATGAACACCCCCCGCTGACCAAGTTGGTTTACGGTGTGGCGATTTTGCCGGTGCCGCCGGCGCCGCTCTTACCTGAGCAGTCCTCGACCCTGCCGCCAGCCAAGTCCCTGCCACAGCCCCATTTTCGGATTGCCCGCACAGTGTCGGCCGTGATGGGCACGCTGGAGGTGCTGGCGCTGGCGGTCCTGCAGCCGTTGGCCGGGCTGTTGCTCGCCGTCCATACGTGGACGATCAAGTACACCAGCCAGGTGATGCTGGAACCGTTGCCGGCGCTGACCAGCCTGCTGACCGTGCTGTTTTATGTCAAATTTCGCCGTAGCCGCAGCTCCGGCAGAATTCCGGCTGCCACCGGCTGGTCAATTCTATCGGCGATGGCATTGGGCTTGACAGCCTCGTCGAAGTATACGTACTGCATCGTGGGACTTGCGATCGTGGCCGATGCCGTTTGGCTTGCGCTCGCTGCCAGGACGCCGCGTGACGATGCAGGCGCGCCCAATCACCATCTGCGCGCTGTCATCTTCGATCTGCTCCCGTGGGGCCTGATTGCGATTGCCATCTTTTTTGCAACCAACCCACGCCTGTGGTCGGACCCGTTCGGGCGCCTGGCGCAATCGTTGCTGTACCACGGCGATTACGCGCAGAGCGCCCACGTGCGTCAGTTCAACTTTCCCTTCTGGCAGCCGTTGGTCTATTTGCTGGGACCGGTACCCTGGCATCCAGGTGTCTTCGTTGTCATGCTGGACATCTTCATCACGGTTCTGGCGGGCCTGGGACTGGGCCGGCTGTGGCGGGAATACCGGGTCTGCGCGTTGTGGCTGGCCATCGGGTTGGGTTTCCTGCTGATCTGGCCGACGAAGTGGCCGCAGTACATCCTGACGATCACGGCGCCGCTCTCGTTGGCGGCTGGACTGGGCATGCAGGGCGCGCTCTGGGAGCCGCTACTGCGTTCACTTCAGCGCCGCAAGGCGCCGGACGGCCCGGCGCTGCGCACGGCGGGAGACCAGCGCATTGCCCGGCGCGATTCAAGGCGCGCCTTGCCCTGGCTCGTGCCGGGGATCATCGCGCTGAGCCTGCTTGCGCTCTTTCCACTGATCTACCAGGCGGCCGTGGCGTTGACCGACTTCAACGCCATCTCGATCCGGGATGGGATTCAGGGTGGGGTGTGGCGGGCGGTGTGGCAAGGACTGACAGGGCAGGCGCAACCGGTAACGGTGGCCCTCTTCGACAGCATGACTCGGACAAAGGAAGTCCATTGGGCCGGCCCCACGGTGCTGGGTCAACTCCTGGGAGGCGCTGCGCCCGACCTGCTGGCCTTCAACCTCCTGTGGGTGGTTCTGTCCATGTTGCTGCAGGCCGTGTTGGGGGTGGCGGCCGCGTTGATGCTTCATCGGCGCGGCGTGCGTTGGCGTAATTTCTGGCAGACGATTTTCATCCTGCCCTGGGCCATCCCCGAGTTCATCGGCGCGCTCATCTGGCTGCGCATCCTTGAGCCGGGCTTCGGCTGGCTGGCGCTGGCTGTTCCCGCAGACGCGCTGCGCGCCCAATCTGTCGCAGGCCCGGACGCGACCCTGGTGCAGTTGCTCGTGGCCGCCACCTGGTATGGCTTCCCCTTGATCATGCTGGCCGCCACGGCCTCCTTGAAGCTGACGCCAGACGAGGTCTACGATGCGGGCGCGATTGACGGCGCCGTGGGCTGGCAGCGCTTCCGTTGGATTACCTGGCCCCTGATGCGGCCGTTGCTGGCCCCCGCGCTCTTCGTGCGCGGCATCTTCGCCTTCAACCAGTTCTACCTGTTCTACACGATGCGCGTGGAGCCGCCCACCATCACGCTGGCCACGGCATCCTACTACCTGTTCGCACCCACCGGCAATTTCGGCGGCCAGTTTGCCGTCTCGGCCGCGATCAACATTTTCACGGTTCTGGTGCTGCTTGGGCTGATCTTGTGGCTGGCCCGACTGACGCGCGGCGCAGCGACGGAAGAGGTGACCTATGTATAG
- a CDS encoding endonuclease/exonuclease/phosphatase family protein, which translates to MNRKNNRLAWLLIALAALALWMMNASQPGAAVEGCLAGCATATRPDDGSVRIVSLNVLHDFPRFAFLPQRLDLIAAEIRRLDADIVLLQEVPWTWRGGLGAAYLGQASGLNHAYLRANGNRWAILFEEGEAILSRFPLRDVRFTELRPREAPFQHRVALSAVVDTALGPLRVVSTHLANQNPAVNQEQASALAHFVAAQPGPIIIGGDFNATADSAAIRALQPAWVDSFAAVRPDDPGLTCCVDDLTAPPDEPLEERIDYLFLKPGPASAWRVRASQRLFTAPQLTPAGRIWASDHIGLWLVLER; encoded by the coding sequence ATGAACCGCAAGAACAACCGCCTGGCCTGGCTACTGATCGCGCTGGCCGCGCTGGCGCTGTGGATGATGAACGCCAGCCAGCCCGGCGCCGCGGTCGAGGGGTGCCTGGCCGGCTGCGCCACGGCCACGCGGCCGGACGATGGCAGCGTGCGCATCGTTTCGCTCAATGTCCTGCACGATTTTCCGCGCTTCGCCTTTCTGCCGCAGCGCCTCGATCTGATCGCGGCCGAAATCCGGCGTCTGGATGCCGACATCGTGCTGTTGCAGGAAGTGCCGTGGACCTGGCGCGGCGGGCTTGGTGCGGCCTACCTGGGGCAGGCCAGCGGGCTGAACCACGCCTATCTGCGCGCCAACGGCAACCGCTGGGCCATTCTCTTCGAAGAAGGTGAGGCTATCCTGAGCCGATTTCCCCTGCGCGACGTGAGGTTTACTGAACTGCGGCCACGCGAAGCGCCCTTCCAGCACCGCGTGGCCTTGAGCGCGGTCGTGGACACGGCGTTGGGGCCGCTGCGCGTCGTCAGCACGCACCTGGCGAATCAAAATCCCGCCGTCAACCAGGAGCAGGCGTCGGCCTTAGCCCACTTTGTCGCCGCCCAGCCAGGGCCAATCATCATCGGCGGCGACTTCAACGCCACGGCGGACAGCGCCGCGATCCGCGCCCTGCAGCCAGCGTGGGTGGATAGCTTTGCCGCGGTGCGGCCCGATGATCCCGGCTTGACCTGTTGCGTGGATGACTTGACCGCGCCGCCGGACGAGCCGCTGGAGGAGCGCATTGACTATCTCTTTCTGAAGCCGGGGCCAGCCTCCGCCTGGCGTGTGCGCGCCAGCCAACGCCTCTTCACCGCCCCCCAACTCACCCCCGCTGGTCGCATCTGGGCATCAGATCATATCGGACTATGGCTGGTGCTGGAACGCTGA
- a CDS encoding type II toxin-antitoxin system HicA family toxin produces MPHHPGDIPKGTLNAILKQLGIDRDEFDNA; encoded by the coding sequence ATTCCGCATCATCCTGGAGACATTCCTAAAGGGACGCTCAACGCGATCCTGAAACAACTGGGCATTGACCGAGACGAGTTCGACAACGCCTGA
- a CDS encoding DUF1902 domain-containing protein: MATYKITLEIEHLPEGPYLGTSPDLPGLIVQAETAEEVIRLAPDIAADLIQVMQESSLCHSASSWRHS, encoded by the coding sequence ATGGCAACGTACAAAATCACACTGGAGATCGAGCATCTGCCCGAAGGTCCGTATTTGGGAACGAGTCCCGATCTGCCGGGCCTGATCGTGCAGGCTGAGACAGCGGAAGAGGTCATTCGCCTGGCGCCAGACATCGCCGCCGACTTGATCCAGGTCATGCAGGAATCTTCTCTCTGTCATTCCGCATCATCCTGGAGACATTCCTAA
- a CDS encoding caspase family protein produces the protein MASRPKTNEFSHGYALLIGVGECAYPRLSLPVTVKDMHALRAVLTDPALCGYPGDDAHIRLLHDAGATRQAILDGLTWLARQTAADSDVTAVVFYSGHGWVADDSGKYYLLPHDVEPFDLAGSALPAEDFTAALRQVGAKRLLVFVDSCHAAGMASAKDQPAMKLPSGFTQTALPKGLVEELKQGAGRAVFSSSTGSQQSWVRPDGSLSLYTYHLIEALRGAGNQPGDTTVRVSNLMSHLGKAVPESARALCQAEQTPFFDTATEDFAVALLLGGKGLGGAGFSPAQGAAAVHKPSIDASGKRSVAAGTISDSTIVTGDRNVVQQGKYNIHIGSAQGLVIGDQAQVTQVFGGEPSSRPGQGDTPGRQPLSGDAARRHLRQQLVELQGRYETLSKRIAALDTDLGRTLDGEHRLTLQERRQDLVTERD, from the coding sequence ATGGCCAGTCGTCCAAAGACCAACGAGTTTTCTCACGGCTATGCTCTCTTGATCGGCGTGGGCGAATGCGCGTACCCCAGGCTTTCGCTGCCGGTGACGGTCAAAGACATGCACGCGTTGCGGGCGGTCCTGACCGACCCCGCCTTGTGCGGTTACCCTGGCGACGACGCACACATTCGCCTGCTGCACGATGCGGGCGCCACCAGGCAGGCAATCCTCGACGGCCTGACCTGGCTGGCCCGGCAGACCGCGGCCGACAGCGACGTCACCGCGGTGGTCTTCTACTCCGGCCACGGCTGGGTGGCGGATGACTCTGGCAAGTATTACCTCCTGCCGCACGATGTCGAACCGTTCGACCTGGCCGGCAGCGCGCTCCCGGCTGAAGACTTCACCGCCGCGCTCCGGCAGGTCGGGGCGAAGCGACTGCTGGTCTTTGTGGATAGCTGCCATGCCGCCGGGATGGCCAGCGCCAAGGACCAGCCGGCCATGAAGCTGCCGTCGGGGTTCACGCAGACCGCCCTGCCGAAGGGATTGGTCGAAGAACTGAAGCAAGGCGCAGGACGGGCGGTCTTCAGCTCCTCCACCGGCAGCCAGCAATCGTGGGTGCGACCCGACGGCAGCCTGAGCCTCTACACCTATCACCTGATCGAGGCGCTGCGGGGCGCGGGCAACCAGCCCGGCGATACCACGGTGCGCGTTTCCAACCTGATGAGCCACCTGGGCAAGGCGGTGCCAGAGAGCGCCCGTGCCCTCTGCCAGGCCGAGCAGACCCCCTTTTTCGATACGGCAACCGAGGACTTCGCAGTGGCGCTGTTGCTGGGTGGCAAGGGGTTGGGCGGCGCCGGCTTCTCGCCTGCCCAAGGAGCCGCGGCGGTACACAAGCCATCTATCGATGCCAGCGGCAAGCGCAGCGTGGCCGCCGGGACCATCAGCGACAGCACCATTGTTACGGGTGATCGCAACGTGGTGCAGCAAGGGAAGTACAACATTCACATCGGCAGCGCGCAGGGGCTGGTGATCGGGGATCAGGCGCAGGTGACGCAGGTGTTCGGCGGTGAGCCATCCTCGCGCCCCGGCCAGGGAGATACGCCAGGCCGGCAACCGCTGAGCGGAGACGCCGCCAGGCGGCATTTGCGGCAGCAGTTGGTCGAATTGCAAGGGCGGTACGAGACGCTCTCCAAGCGCATCGCGGCGCTGGATACAGACCTGGGCCGAACGCTGGACGGCGAGCACAGGTTGACACTGCAGGAACGGCGGCAGGACCTTGTCACGGAGAGAGACTAG